CAGGGGCCGCCCCTCAGTCAGTCCGTGGGGCAGGTAGCGGCCCCCTGGCAGGCAGAAGTCGTGCGAGACCAGCAGAGCAGCCCCCGGAAACAGCCCCAGATTTCCGATATGATCCGAGTGCCCGTGGGTCCCCACCACCAAAGTCACGTCTCCGGGGTCCACCCCCTGCCCCGCCAGGACGCCCAGCAGCGCCTCCCGAGCCCAGGGGCCCCCAGTATCCACGAGGATGGGGCCACGGGCCGCCTCCTCCAGGGCGGTCTCCGCGCTGCCGGCCGCGGGCGGGGACTCTTGGTGACTAGAGCCCCGGCCCCAGGCCTGAGGCAGCACGAGGGTCACGGAGCCGTCCGCGCGCACGGCATCGCCCACCTCCTCTGGCTCCGCGTAGCCTCGCAGCAGAACCACCACGGAGTAGAGGTCGCCAGGCACCAGCAGAGGAGGCGCCCCGCGCAGCGGCTCGGTCCGCACTAGGTTGCTCATGGCAGGGGAACCACGGGCTGGCGAGAAATGAAATGTGGCTGTGGGCGAACGCCTCCAGGTTCTCAGCTCTGCCACTAGCCAAGCGGCACCTTGGCTCTTTGAcacccctccctcttttttttttttcttattattccccCGTgaacagattgcagaatcacgttgattatacagccacgtttatacctATTGCCAAacaagtgtctgttgtattctgctgcctgcccttcctatcccccctcccttcccctctctccctcttaagGTGGCATCGCCCTCCACTCTCGGCCGACCGTGGTACTGCTCGGCTTTCTTTCTACGCGACTCCGCCCCAATAGTCTCCAGGTAAGTCCTCAACTGTCACCTTTCAGAGGACATCGTTTTATCCTTCCCTCTAACCCTACCCTTTCTCTACCTTGAACCTAATCGTAGCGCCTAGCACAGAACTTCCTAAACGAAGCACAGAATGTATTTTGTCCTCTGCGGGCGTCCGTAGCTCAACTACGGTGGCCGAACCGGCACCACACACATAACTTTTAGTTCCAGTGCTTCCCGCAACCTGCAGAGGCTGCTTGGATTTCAGCCTCCCTACAGTTCTGTATCTTGCGACCCCTGCCAGCTTCCTTGGGCTGCAGAATTACCAAGCGCCATTAGGTGCTAATGGCG
The sequence above is drawn from the Urocitellus parryii isolate mUroPar1 chromosome 9, mUroPar1.hap1, whole genome shotgun sequence genome and encodes:
- the Mblac1 gene encoding metallo-beta-lactamase domain-containing protein 1; this translates as MSNLVRTEPLRGAPPLLVPGDLYSVVVLLRGYAEPEEVGDAVRADGSVTLVLPQAWGRGSSHQESPPAAGSAETALEEAARGPILVDTGGPWAREALLGVLAGQGVDPGDVTLVVGTHGHSDHIGNLGLFPGAALLVSHDFCLPGGRYLPHGLTEGRPLRLGPGLEVWATPGHGGQRDVSVVVKGTALGTVVVAGDVFERDGDEDSWQALSEDPVAQERSRKRVLGTADVVVPGHGAPFRVVREASQPERKSCGNSSQEPEGGEDESTLHG